A window of the Tachysurus fulvidraco isolate hzauxx_2018 chromosome 6, HZAU_PFXX_2.0, whole genome shotgun sequence genome harbors these coding sequences:
- the map3k19 gene encoding mitogen-activated protein kinase kinase kinase 19 isoform X1, translating to MKTEERTFVDVLFKGEIEAVTRGLEDGLYSWEELNQPHNAEGSTPLISACQMGLDMVMHFLLERGADATLCNQSNQTALHVSQPDLQKELLTAMLRPLAHTAQLLEVAWRGDIHTLEHLLTETESVDVNIQNQNGLTPLMLAVRDVDLFEGFQGTMGWDYDPTKVVKTLLAQSANMDIQDHKSFTVLTYVSQIKSSIKDELLHIILEHQTQSVPAPVVPEFHFPAEHCNNSHSLSSSHMFSTSTNTREAKHPFAYIAVEEDHNNVNQDKIIALCFRSAMEPKMNSKLPGHTLPSLKERNKCFTKFGILYPTYDISRKPSLVPIPPRLTEKTKSILETPPVPHFSQLSQSAPSLALLDANFLLQVRTNIHNRLSSSDVAGQKDAEHVPCPRTPKHLAPLDREYKDGNVFANFRCPLAPKLTSLLSFGTKGMRETLSRLGCRGSRGTGRGSEESSYSSQSSLDEDDEEENSPEETEQIFGKIQTEPHFPRVAPPSAQQLTNIGITEHIRSHKPVPIESKFISHQKSEERQDLTKQREFSKRVESSERTLDTQQKSQALNVCKENRTIYLGHVTKMNKSVELTRSFSNELDEPKDTVTEPRPAPENGQSSSFVAPDQHHVSPVNLEVHHDPAETGKASKITSDEEITCKSHTNQTNMVLDQINKRLDYGKSKRNRRSSKIIIKEKEFIGNVNSEEKIEQPKMAAINHGPKLKDAPLNRRKAPESLYRGKLSGTKKTSNKTQSQKQLLNRDTKKTTRQAKRVGILGTQRTKSSLDYVSYRDMFLEIHQAAEGPAIFEMFATPIYENLRAASSVERSKQVQSAAQFKRQPSGQQRAQKPVESNRKKKKCPTSKGKLRKRKEIQTPEMKKHDLAIDLKQNDAGVSPGTVDKDQKRKHKLTAEEDERNDSDARLQTEVSPVLSMIREVPSDTNIRLDFHHQEDLFSSFQSYRTPYLSMQFLQGDAFSNVIEDSVVVQRPSQPLINTWTTERTSSPLYQKILDEVGEGPVTDDLLKRLAEELISLEEREVESLKSVNPDVSNEAPLKLKELFSKVSPLANLHRTERSSVDDTITWTKGDILGRGAYGTVYCGLTSQGQLIAVKQVTLDVSNSETAEKEYERLETEVDLLKNLHHQNIVGFLGTALSGNVISILMEYIPGGSILNVLNRFGPLPEKVFALYTCQILEGVTYLHDNRVIHRDLKGNNIMLMPSGVIKLIDFGCARRLNRLSRSGSRSDFLKSVHGTPYWMAPEVINETGHGKKSDIWSIGCTVFEMATGKPPLAHMGKMAALFYIGAQKGLMPSLPDGFSAEAKSFVQACLISDQKQRPSAADLLRHPFVFHLQRSASSKRSNGDHYAH from the exons ATGAAGACAGAGGAAAGAACTTTTGTGGATGTGCTCTTTAAAGGGGAGATCGAAGCAGTGACCCGAGGATTGGAAGATGGACTTTACTCCTGGGAAGAGCTGAACCAGCCTCACAATGCCGAGGGCTCTACTCCTCTTATCAGTGCGTGTCAGATGGGCCTTGACATG GTCATGCATTTCCTTTTGGAAAGAGGAGCAGATGCAACACTGTGCAACCAGAGCAACCAGACAGCACTGCATGTCAGTCAGCCAGACCTACAGAAGGAGCTATTGACTGCCATGTTGAGACCTTTAGCCCACACTGCTCAGCTCTTAGAGGTCGCTTGGAGAGGGGACATTCACACCCTAGAGCACCTGCTG ACTGAGACAGAGTCTGTGGATGTGAACATCCAAAACCAGAATGGATTGACCCCACTGATGCTGGCAGTGAGGGATGTGGATCTTTTTGAGGGGTTTCAAGGCACCATGGGATGGGACTACGATCCTACTAAAGTAGTAAAGACACTGCTGGCTCAGTCTGC AAACATGGACATCCAAGACCATAAGAGCTTCACGGTTCTTACCTATGTCTCTCAGATCAAGAGCTCAATAAAAGATGAGCTGCTCCATATTATTTTGGAACATCAAACTCAGTCAG tgcCTGCACCCGTAGTGCCAGAGTTTCATTTCCCTGCAGAACACTGTAATAATTCCCACAGTCTCTCTTCTTCACACATGTTCTCAACTTCGACCAACACGAGG GAAGCAAAGCACCCGTTTGCGTATATCGCCGTTGAAGAAGACCACAACAATGTCAACCAAG ATAAGATCATCGCCTTGTGCTTCCGTAGTGCCATGGAGCCCAAGATGAACAGCAAGTTGCCTGG GCACACATTACCAAGCCTGAAGGAGAGGAATAAATGTTTTACCAAATTTGGCATTCTGTATCCTACATATGATATTTCAAGAAAACCTTCCTTAGTGCCCATACCTCCAAGGCTCACGGAGAAGACCAAATCCATACTCGAGACTCCTCCGGTACCACATTTCTCTCAGCTTAGCCAGTCAGCTCCAAGCTTGGCCCTACTTGATGCAAACTTTCTACTACAAGTACGGACCAATATACACAACA GGCTCAGCTCCAGTGATGTTGCGGGACAAAAA GACGCAGAGCACGTTCCGTGCCCACGCACTCCAAAACATTTGGCTCCACTTGACCGAGAGTACAAAGACGGGAACGTGTTTGCAAACTTCCGGTGTCCATTGGCACCCAAGCTGACCAGTCTCTTATCTTTTGGTACCaagggaatgagagagacatTATCCAGACTGGGCTGCAGAGGATCAAGGGGCACAGGAAGAGGCAGCGAGGAGAGCAGCTATAGCAGTCAAAGCTCTCTGGATGAAGATGACGAGGAAGAGAACAGCCCTGAGGAGACAGAGCAAATCTTTGGGAAAATACAGACAGAACCACATTTTCCCCGAGTAGCACCCCCGTCTGCTCAACAACTGACGAATATTGGGATTACAGAACATATCCGTTCACATAAACCCGTGCCTATCGAATCTAAATTCATAAGTCATCAAAAATCTGAAGAAAGGCAGGACTTAACAAAACAAAGAGAGTTTTCCAAAAGAGTGGAATCTTCTGAGAGGACTTTAGACACGCAACAAAAAAGTCAAGCCCTGAATGTCTGTAAGGAGAACAGGACAATATATTTAGGTCATGttacaaaaatgaacaaaagtgTAGAATTAACAAGGTCTTTCTCAAATGAACTTGATGAACCCAAGGACACTGTAACAGAGCCCAGACCTGCACCTGAAAATGGACAGTCCAGCTCTTTTGTTGCCCCGGACCAACACCATGTCTCTCCGGTGAATCTCGAAGTGCATCATGATCCAGCAGAAACAGGCAAAGCCAGTAAGATTACAAGCGATGAGGAAATAACATGCAAATCTCACACTAACCAAACAAATATGGTCTtggaccaaataaataaaagactggACTATGGTAAGTCCAAAAGGAATAGAAGGTCAtcaaaaattataattaaagaGAAGGAATTCATAGGTAATGTTAATAGTGAGGAGAAAATTGAGCAGCCAAAGATGGCAGCTATAAATCATGGTCCAAAACTCAAGGATGCACCCTTAAACCGGAGGAAGGCTCCAGAGTCCCTGTATCGAGGAAAGCTGAGCGGAACCAAAAAGACTTCGAACAAAACCCAAAGTCAAAAGCAACTGCTCAATCGGGATACAAAGAAGACAACAAGGCAAGCAAAAAGGGTGGGAATTTTAGGGACACAAAGAACAAAATCATCTCTGGACTATGTCAGTTATCGTGACATGTTTCTGGAAATCCATCAGGCAGCTGAAGGACCAGCTATTTTCGAAATGTTTGCCACGCCAATATACGAAAACCTTAGAGCAGCCAGTTCTGTAGAAAGGTCCAAACAGGTGCAGTCTGCTGCTCAATTTAAGAGACAACCAAGCGGACAACAGAGAGCACAAAAACCCGTGGAAAGtaacaggaagaaaaagaagtgcCCAACTTCTAAAGGTAAACTACGCAAAAGGAAGGAAATCCAAACACCCGAGATGAAAAAACACGATCTAGCTATCGATTTAAAACAGAACGATGCCGGTGTAAGTCCTGGAACAGTAGACAAGGACCAGAAAAGGAAGCATAAACTCACCGCTGAGGAAGATGAGAGGAATGACTCAGACGCAAGATTACAGACCGAAGTTAGTCCTGTGCTGTCAATGATCAGAGAAGTTCCTTCGGACACAAACATAAGGCTAGACTTCCATCATCAGGAAGATTTATTTAGCTCATTTCAATCATACAGAACACCCTATCTTAGCATGCAATTCTTACAAGGGGACGCATTCTCAAATGTAATAGAGGATTCCGTTGTAGTTCAGCGCCCGTCACAACCCTTGATCAACACATGGACAACCGAAAGGACAAGCTCACCTCTATACCAAAAGATTTTAGATGAAGTGGGCGAGGGGCCTGTGACAGATGATTTGCTGAAACGTTTGGCAGAAGAATTAATTTCATTGGAAGAAAGAGAGGTGGAATCTCTAAAGTCTGTGAATCCAGATGTGTCAAATGAAGCTCCATTAAAACTCAAGGAACTTTTTAGTAAG GTTTCTCCTCTGGCTAACCTGCATCGTACCGAGAGGTCCAGTGTAGACGACACAATCACATGGACCAAAGGAGACATTCTGGGCAGAGGGGCTTATGGAACT GTGTACTGCGGACTCACGAGTCAAGGCCAGTTGATCGCGGTCAAGCAGGTGACGCTGGACGTCTCAAATTCAGAGACGGCGGAGAAGGAGTACGAGCGGCTGGAGACAGAGGTAGACCTTCTGAAGAACCTTCATCACCAAAACATAGTGGGGTTCCTGGGCACAGCACTTTCCGGCAACGTAATCAGCATTCTGATGGAATACATCCCAGGAGGCTCCATCTTGAATGTCCTGAATCGCTTCGGACCCTTGCCTGAAAAGGTGTTTGCCCTGTACACATGCCAGATCTTAGAAGGTGTCACTTACCTTCATGATAACAGAGTCATCCATAGGGACTTGAAAGGGAACAACATTATGCTCATGCCCAGTGGTGTCATCAAGCTGATCGATTTCGGCTGCGCTCGTCGCCTTAACCGCTTGTCACGCAGCGGAAGCCGTAGCGATTTCTTAAAGTCTGTGCATGGTACACCCTACTGGATGGCTCCTGAAGTGATTAATGAGACGGGTCATGGCAAGAAGTCAGATATTTGGAGCATTGGTTGCACGGTCTTTGAGATGGCCACAGGAAAGCCACCACTGGCACATATGGGAAAGATGGCAGCTCTTTTCTATATTGGGGCCCAAAAGGGTTTAATGCCTTCACTACCTGATGGCTTCTCTGCAGAAGCTAAAAGTTTTGTGCAAGCATGTTTGATCAG CGACCAGAAACAGAGACCGTCGGCAGCAGATTTATTAAGGCATCCTTTCGTCTTTCACCTCCAGCGGTCTGCGAGTAGCAAGCGTTCAAACGGTGACCATTACGCTCATTAG
- the map3k19 gene encoding mitogen-activated protein kinase kinase kinase 19 isoform X2, whose amino-acid sequence MKTEERTFVDVLFKGEIEAVTRGLEDGLYSWEELNQPHNAEGSTPLISACQMGLDMVMHFLLERGADATLCNQSNQTALHVSQPDLQKELLTAMLRPLAHTAQLLEVAWRGDIHTLEHLLEAKHPFAYIAVEEDHNNVNQDKIIALCFRSAMEPKMNSKLPGHTLPSLKERNKCFTKFGILYPTYDISRKPSLVPIPPRLTEKTKSILETPPVPHFSQLSQSAPSLALLDANFLLQVRTNIHNRLSSSDVAGQKDAEHVPCPRTPKHLAPLDREYKDGNVFANFRCPLAPKLTSLLSFGTKGMRETLSRLGCRGSRGTGRGSEESSYSSQSSLDEDDEEENSPEETEQIFGKIQTEPHFPRVAPPSAQQLTNIGITEHIRSHKPVPIESKFISHQKSEERQDLTKQREFSKRVESSERTLDTQQKSQALNVCKENRTIYLGHVTKMNKSVELTRSFSNELDEPKDTVTEPRPAPENGQSSSFVAPDQHHVSPVNLEVHHDPAETGKASKITSDEEITCKSHTNQTNMVLDQINKRLDYGKSKRNRRSSKIIIKEKEFIGNVNSEEKIEQPKMAAINHGPKLKDAPLNRRKAPESLYRGKLSGTKKTSNKTQSQKQLLNRDTKKTTRQAKRVGILGTQRTKSSLDYVSYRDMFLEIHQAAEGPAIFEMFATPIYENLRAASSVERSKQVQSAAQFKRQPSGQQRAQKPVESNRKKKKCPTSKGKLRKRKEIQTPEMKKHDLAIDLKQNDAGVSPGTVDKDQKRKHKLTAEEDERNDSDARLQTEVSPVLSMIREVPSDTNIRLDFHHQEDLFSSFQSYRTPYLSMQFLQGDAFSNVIEDSVVVQRPSQPLINTWTTERTSSPLYQKILDEVGEGPVTDDLLKRLAEELISLEEREVESLKSVNPDVSNEAPLKLKELFSKVSPLANLHRTERSSVDDTITWTKGDILGRGAYGTVYCGLTSQGQLIAVKQVTLDVSNSETAEKEYERLETEVDLLKNLHHQNIVGFLGTALSGNVISILMEYIPGGSILNVLNRFGPLPEKVFALYTCQILEGVTYLHDNRVIHRDLKGNNIMLMPSGVIKLIDFGCARRLNRLSRSGSRSDFLKSVHGTPYWMAPEVINETGHGKKSDIWSIGCTVFEMATGKPPLAHMGKMAALFYIGAQKGLMPSLPDGFSAEAKSFVQACLISDQKQRPSAADLLRHPFVFHLQRSASSKRSNGDHYAH is encoded by the exons ATGAAGACAGAGGAAAGAACTTTTGTGGATGTGCTCTTTAAAGGGGAGATCGAAGCAGTGACCCGAGGATTGGAAGATGGACTTTACTCCTGGGAAGAGCTGAACCAGCCTCACAATGCCGAGGGCTCTACTCCTCTTATCAGTGCGTGTCAGATGGGCCTTGACATG GTCATGCATTTCCTTTTGGAAAGAGGAGCAGATGCAACACTGTGCAACCAGAGCAACCAGACAGCACTGCATGTCAGTCAGCCAGACCTACAGAAGGAGCTATTGACTGCCATGTTGAGACCTTTAGCCCACACTGCTCAGCTCTTAGAGGTCGCTTGGAGAGGGGACATTCACACCCTAGAGCACCTGCTG GAAGCAAAGCACCCGTTTGCGTATATCGCCGTTGAAGAAGACCACAACAATGTCAACCAAG ATAAGATCATCGCCTTGTGCTTCCGTAGTGCCATGGAGCCCAAGATGAACAGCAAGTTGCCTGG GCACACATTACCAAGCCTGAAGGAGAGGAATAAATGTTTTACCAAATTTGGCATTCTGTATCCTACATATGATATTTCAAGAAAACCTTCCTTAGTGCCCATACCTCCAAGGCTCACGGAGAAGACCAAATCCATACTCGAGACTCCTCCGGTACCACATTTCTCTCAGCTTAGCCAGTCAGCTCCAAGCTTGGCCCTACTTGATGCAAACTTTCTACTACAAGTACGGACCAATATACACAACA GGCTCAGCTCCAGTGATGTTGCGGGACAAAAA GACGCAGAGCACGTTCCGTGCCCACGCACTCCAAAACATTTGGCTCCACTTGACCGAGAGTACAAAGACGGGAACGTGTTTGCAAACTTCCGGTGTCCATTGGCACCCAAGCTGACCAGTCTCTTATCTTTTGGTACCaagggaatgagagagacatTATCCAGACTGGGCTGCAGAGGATCAAGGGGCACAGGAAGAGGCAGCGAGGAGAGCAGCTATAGCAGTCAAAGCTCTCTGGATGAAGATGACGAGGAAGAGAACAGCCCTGAGGAGACAGAGCAAATCTTTGGGAAAATACAGACAGAACCACATTTTCCCCGAGTAGCACCCCCGTCTGCTCAACAACTGACGAATATTGGGATTACAGAACATATCCGTTCACATAAACCCGTGCCTATCGAATCTAAATTCATAAGTCATCAAAAATCTGAAGAAAGGCAGGACTTAACAAAACAAAGAGAGTTTTCCAAAAGAGTGGAATCTTCTGAGAGGACTTTAGACACGCAACAAAAAAGTCAAGCCCTGAATGTCTGTAAGGAGAACAGGACAATATATTTAGGTCATGttacaaaaatgaacaaaagtgTAGAATTAACAAGGTCTTTCTCAAATGAACTTGATGAACCCAAGGACACTGTAACAGAGCCCAGACCTGCACCTGAAAATGGACAGTCCAGCTCTTTTGTTGCCCCGGACCAACACCATGTCTCTCCGGTGAATCTCGAAGTGCATCATGATCCAGCAGAAACAGGCAAAGCCAGTAAGATTACAAGCGATGAGGAAATAACATGCAAATCTCACACTAACCAAACAAATATGGTCTtggaccaaataaataaaagactggACTATGGTAAGTCCAAAAGGAATAGAAGGTCAtcaaaaattataattaaagaGAAGGAATTCATAGGTAATGTTAATAGTGAGGAGAAAATTGAGCAGCCAAAGATGGCAGCTATAAATCATGGTCCAAAACTCAAGGATGCACCCTTAAACCGGAGGAAGGCTCCAGAGTCCCTGTATCGAGGAAAGCTGAGCGGAACCAAAAAGACTTCGAACAAAACCCAAAGTCAAAAGCAACTGCTCAATCGGGATACAAAGAAGACAACAAGGCAAGCAAAAAGGGTGGGAATTTTAGGGACACAAAGAACAAAATCATCTCTGGACTATGTCAGTTATCGTGACATGTTTCTGGAAATCCATCAGGCAGCTGAAGGACCAGCTATTTTCGAAATGTTTGCCACGCCAATATACGAAAACCTTAGAGCAGCCAGTTCTGTAGAAAGGTCCAAACAGGTGCAGTCTGCTGCTCAATTTAAGAGACAACCAAGCGGACAACAGAGAGCACAAAAACCCGTGGAAAGtaacaggaagaaaaagaagtgcCCAACTTCTAAAGGTAAACTACGCAAAAGGAAGGAAATCCAAACACCCGAGATGAAAAAACACGATCTAGCTATCGATTTAAAACAGAACGATGCCGGTGTAAGTCCTGGAACAGTAGACAAGGACCAGAAAAGGAAGCATAAACTCACCGCTGAGGAAGATGAGAGGAATGACTCAGACGCAAGATTACAGACCGAAGTTAGTCCTGTGCTGTCAATGATCAGAGAAGTTCCTTCGGACACAAACATAAGGCTAGACTTCCATCATCAGGAAGATTTATTTAGCTCATTTCAATCATACAGAACACCCTATCTTAGCATGCAATTCTTACAAGGGGACGCATTCTCAAATGTAATAGAGGATTCCGTTGTAGTTCAGCGCCCGTCACAACCCTTGATCAACACATGGACAACCGAAAGGACAAGCTCACCTCTATACCAAAAGATTTTAGATGAAGTGGGCGAGGGGCCTGTGACAGATGATTTGCTGAAACGTTTGGCAGAAGAATTAATTTCATTGGAAGAAAGAGAGGTGGAATCTCTAAAGTCTGTGAATCCAGATGTGTCAAATGAAGCTCCATTAAAACTCAAGGAACTTTTTAGTAAG GTTTCTCCTCTGGCTAACCTGCATCGTACCGAGAGGTCCAGTGTAGACGACACAATCACATGGACCAAAGGAGACATTCTGGGCAGAGGGGCTTATGGAACT GTGTACTGCGGACTCACGAGTCAAGGCCAGTTGATCGCGGTCAAGCAGGTGACGCTGGACGTCTCAAATTCAGAGACGGCGGAGAAGGAGTACGAGCGGCTGGAGACAGAGGTAGACCTTCTGAAGAACCTTCATCACCAAAACATAGTGGGGTTCCTGGGCACAGCACTTTCCGGCAACGTAATCAGCATTCTGATGGAATACATCCCAGGAGGCTCCATCTTGAATGTCCTGAATCGCTTCGGACCCTTGCCTGAAAAGGTGTTTGCCCTGTACACATGCCAGATCTTAGAAGGTGTCACTTACCTTCATGATAACAGAGTCATCCATAGGGACTTGAAAGGGAACAACATTATGCTCATGCCCAGTGGTGTCATCAAGCTGATCGATTTCGGCTGCGCTCGTCGCCTTAACCGCTTGTCACGCAGCGGAAGCCGTAGCGATTTCTTAAAGTCTGTGCATGGTACACCCTACTGGATGGCTCCTGAAGTGATTAATGAGACGGGTCATGGCAAGAAGTCAGATATTTGGAGCATTGGTTGCACGGTCTTTGAGATGGCCACAGGAAAGCCACCACTGGCACATATGGGAAAGATGGCAGCTCTTTTCTATATTGGGGCCCAAAAGGGTTTAATGCCTTCACTACCTGATGGCTTCTCTGCAGAAGCTAAAAGTTTTGTGCAAGCATGTTTGATCAG CGACCAGAAACAGAGACCGTCGGCAGCAGATTTATTAAGGCATCCTTTCGTCTTTCACCTCCAGCGGTCTGCGAGTAGCAAGCGTTCAAACGGTGACCATTACGCTCATTAG